In Arachis hypogaea cultivar Tifrunner chromosome 2, arahy.Tifrunner.gnm2.J5K5, whole genome shotgun sequence, a genomic segment contains:
- the LOC112743219 gene encoding uncharacterized protein isoform X1 → MGLAGTVPQFSHSFRSCPILVNIVVIVLAASAVAGKTLPPPLSPKIAAESSVLLRVAVVLVTDCGVGVAETATSAAATWFPPRRWLGAEIAVVGDFGLRKKVLVTRLGYNFAY, encoded by the exons ATGGGGCTAGCCGGGACTGTTCCACAATTTTCCCACTCATTCCGATCCTGCCCTATTTTGGTTAATATTGTTGTCATTGTTCTGGCTGCttctgccgtcgccggaaaaacACTACCGCCGCCACTGTCGCCGAAAATAGCCGCTGAGTCCTCTGT TTTATTGCGAGTTGCCGTCGTTCTGGTCACCGACTGTGGCGTTGGTGTTGCCGAAACCGCCACTAGTGCTGCCGCTACTTGGTTCCCTCCA CGAAGGTGGCTTGGAGCTGAGATTGCGGTTGTCGGTGATTTCGGGTTGAGAAAGAAGGTTCTTGTGACGCGTTTGGGTTACAATTTTGCGTATTGA
- the LOC112743219 gene encoding uncharacterized protein isoform X2: MGLAGTVPQFSHSFRSCPILVNIVVIVLAASAVAGKTLPPPLSPKIAAESSVLLRVAVVLVTDCGVGVAETATSAAATWFPPCCCVYSEGGLELRLRLSVISG, from the exons ATGGGGCTAGCCGGGACTGTTCCACAATTTTCCCACTCATTCCGATCCTGCCCTATTTTGGTTAATATTGTTGTCATTGTTCTGGCTGCttctgccgtcgccggaaaaacACTACCGCCGCCACTGTCGCCGAAAATAGCCGCTGAGTCCTCTGT TTTATTGCGAGTTGCCGTCGTTCTGGTCACCGACTGTGGCGTTGGTGTTGCCGAAACCGCCACTAGTGCTGCCGCTACTTGGTTCCCTCCA TGTTGCTGTGTTTACAGCGAAGGTGGCTTGGAGCTGAGATTGCGGTTGTCGGTGATTTCGGGTTGA